GCCCGCATATAAGGTCTAGTTTCAGTGAGACCCCAGAACATCCCTTTGTTCTGTTTAAAATAGTCCTTGCCAAGATCTGTTTCTCCAGCTTCCATTCCCTTTTTGAAGAATTGCAGCTGTTTCTTGAGATCCTGCTCGGCCTCCCCCAGAATACTGTAGGCATCAGGGTGATAAGGATAAATTTTTATCGCTTCTTCGGCAAGCTTTAATCTCATCGCCGGATCACTTTTCATGGCCTGAAAAATCAATTTCTGTGCTTGATCCCGAGCAGAAGCATGATGTGATGATGGTTGCTTCTCTTTTTCTTGTTGAAGATCCTGCAAGTCCTGCTCCATCTCACCTTTTAACTCCCGATACAGCTTAGAAAGGGAGCTTGTGCTTACTCCGTACATATCAGCAAGTGCCTTCTGAGTCAGTCCCATCTTATGAATGTGTTTTTCGATGAAATAATGCATAGCGGCTGCATAAATTTCATGTTTCTTAATAGATGGATTCAACCGGTGGAAATAAGAGTGCATAAGCTGTACTGCAAGCCCCCTTGTTTCTTCAAGTAATTCAATGTCCTCAAAATAATCTCCTGCAGTCAATTTTTCTTCTAATAAACGAACTGGGAGCTCATAGTTCATATTATCCCAAATAAGCTCTTTTTCTGACTCAGCTTTCATCTCTTCAGGCTCTGTCAGCATGGAAATAATCATCTCTGGGTAGTTATCTTCCATAAATGCTTTCGGATCGATGAACTCACTTTCCTTAAATAAATCTAAAGTCAGCTTTTTATTGTGTGCTGTTTGATTTTTCTCAAACTCAAGCTGCATTAAATAATAAGAGTGGTACTCCCCGTATGGCAGCAGATAGCCAAGCAGCAGACCTCCCTCTTCAAATGACGATGCTCCCTGTACCACTTTTACTTTCTTTTCTTCATTTGAAAAAATGTCTCTTACATTAAACCACTCGTCATCAATGATGCTTTCAATGACAGAAAACGAAGGTGCAGCTTCTGTCCATTGTTTAAGCTGAGACAGTGTAGATGGTCTTATTTCTTCTTTCTGCTTCTTATGAACAAAGGCTTCAATCACCCGTCCGGGAACAAATGAGGCAGAAAAGACAGCCCATACTAATAGAGCACCGTACACATTTTGATGCTTATCGCGATCAAGCTTACCCATTTTTTCTTTAACTGCTTCATCCATATGCCTCGAAAAATTTGCAGAAGCAAATTCCATCAATTCAATCTGCAGCTTCTCAAGATCCTCATGGCGGATAGCCTCAAGCGAAGTTTCTTTCTTCATACAGCATTTCTTATATTTTTTCCCGCTGCCGCAATGGCACGGGTCGTTGCGTCCGATATCCATTTGTTAACTCCTTTTATTCCTAATTCCCTTGTCTATTGTGCCAGTAAATCGAGCAGAATTCAATGTACGCAAGAAATCACGCAAAATTAAAACCATTTCAATATGAAAAACCGCAGAAATAAGTTCTGCGGTTTTGTACGATTTTAATTTGAATTGTTTTTCTCGCCATTTAAAGAAAGAACCGTCACCTCACTCCTCACCCCAAACCGATAATTCCAGTGCGCCTGTCCAATTCCTTTTGAAATATAAAGATAAGACCCATCAATCTTATGGAAGCCTTGGTAAATTCCTCGCTTCGCAAGCTCTCCCTTTGAGATAAAGGTAAAGAAGAACGGAACATTGAATTGCTTTCCATGCAAGTGGCCGGAAAGCATTAAATCAAATGGCTCTGCAACTTCAGCTATATCATTGGGATCATGACATAGAACAACACTCGGCTTATCCCCTTTTACTTTTGAAAATGCTTTAGTCAATCCGAGCTCATCTTCTCTATAAAAATCCAATCCTATCAATGTAAAGTCTGGCAGTTCAATCGATTCATTTACAAGAACCTTTACTTGGTTTTCTTCGAGCCATGGCCGCAGCCGCAAACTCAGCTGAAAAGTCCGATAGTCGTGATTGCCAAATACCGCATACACTTCAATCCCATATTCATTGAAAACATCTAAATAAGGTTTAATGCGCGGAATATGCTTTTCTCTTGCGGTAAAATCACCGGTGATAAACACATAATCAGGTTTTTCCTTTTGAAGCAATTCTTTCATTTTTTCAGGGTGAATCCGATTTCTTTCAATATGAAGATCTGATAACTGCAGGATCTTTTTATTAATTCCAAGCGGAACATCAATATGTTCAACTTTCAGCCATTGTGTCGGCAATATAAATAACAAATAGAACAGCCCCGTACATCCGATAAGACCAATCAATAATTCAGCCATGATATACCCCATTTTTTTCTATTTGTTCTATTTTACTAAAGACACGAAGGATTTAGTATAAAAAGCAGCCAAATTCTCAAAGGAACTTGGCTGCTTTCTGTTAATAAACTTCATACCCCTCATATGACTCAGCTATACAGGAAGATAGTTCCCACATCTCTTCTTGACGGTCCAAATAAGTCAGTACGAGCTGCTGAGCATGTCCCGATTTCATTAAAAAACTTTCGACGCTTCCCTGGATTTCAATTTCTTCTCTATTTCTGCATTCAATGAATGTTCTATTGTTCTTCCCAAAAGCCTGTTTCACATGATGATAGGAAACCCAAATACACTCTTCACTGTCTGGAGATAAAGTCGGAAGCATACATATCCTGTAGCCCGGTGAAATACATACCGGGAGCATTTTTTTGCCCGGCAAAATAAGCTTCGCTGCATCAATCATCCCCTGATAAGAGGCTCCGGCATGAACACAGCTGAGGTTAATAATTTCCCTGGGTGACATCTTTACAATCAGCTTTCTGTACAGCTCATGTACAACAGACCACAACTCCCCATTTTCCGTGTACATCGGTTTCACAACCATTGTTTCTCTCCATACTCCATAACTTTCTTTCATCAGCATTCTCTCCACCTCAATCTTCTGTTTTTTATCATGAAAAATTTTCCACAACATTATTTTACAGAAAGATTCAGTGAAAGACTCAAAAACTAGGAAAATTTTACTATAAATCAATAATACATTTACACTAGATTAAAACAAACAAAGAGACCTCCATTCTAGAGGCCTCACTCATATAGCCACACAATCTTCCAATCTCCCTTTTCCTTCACTGCATATACATCCTGCATTACATCGAACGTTCCAAACTTACTTTTAAAAGTCTGCCTGACTTTGATGAGGCGCGCCTCATTAAATACCGGTGCGCCTTTTGCCATCCTCCACCTGCGAACTTTTTTCTCCTTTAAAATTTCAAAAGAAAACGTTGTAACCCCGTAATGGCTCATATAGATATGAGACCGCTCTGTCACATAAGCATTCTTTGTAAAACGATCCTGCATCAATGGGTGAAACAGATCCCAGGCACCGCCAAAGTTTCCAGTCTGTTCAGCAGTATAAAAGAGCTGCACAGCCTTTTTTGGAGAGGATGGCGTGAATAGATGAAACAGCCCGATAAGCAGGAGAATGGCAGCACCGATCATTACGATCGGAATAAGAGGGAAAGGTTTACGTCTTCGCATGATTATCACCCTTTTAAGCATGTCTAAGACAGTGTATGAGGGAGTTTTAAGGTTAATACGAAAAGGTTTGTTAAATAAAAAAGACCTTTCGAAATGAAAGGTCCCACTAACTCTTTTTATTTCTCACAAGCAATCAAATCTTTATCACGATCACTCTTTGTGTTGGCATTATAAAGGTCTTTTGAAACAAAAGGCTTATACTTTGTTTTACCGCCTTTATTTTTCACTTTAGATGACTGCGCCACGCCACCTTTGTAATCTTTGTTCAACTCTGTGCAATTTTTATACGTTTTCGCTTTTGCTTTTGCCTCTGCTGTATCTGTTGAAGTAAAAGAAAAACCAAAAACTAGTGCTAAAGAAAGCCCAATAGTAAAAATTTTCTTCATATGTAGTTAATTCCTCTCACAATCTATTTTTTTCTTATCTTAATGGATAAATTTAGATTTTACAAGGCAATGTTGCACTCAAAATTAAATTTTCAAATGTGAAGGAAACCAATAATCAAGAGATTGTCATAATGTACTAAAAAAGATGACTGGGTTCATATGAAATCCAGTCATCTTTTTTAGTACTATTTTCTATTAAACTAACCTAATGCCTTTCGAAATGAAAGGCCCCACTAACTCTTTTTATTTCTCACAGGCAATCAAATCTTAATCACGATCACTCTTTGCGTTGGCATTATAAAGGTCTTTTTTTTTATTTTATCTATCTGATTTTAAATGGAATAAAACTTTCCGCAATTTCCCCCAAGTACGTGCGGCTCATATTTAGAGGCATACTGATTTACATAATTTACTGCAATATCTATTGTAGCAGCATAATCTTCACTAAGAGTGCATACAGGCCAATCAGATCCAACCATTACCCTTTCAGGCCCAAAGGCATCAAACACAACATCTAAATATACTTTGAAATCTTTCTCTTTCCATTCGTTCCAATCAGCTTCTGTCACTAGTCCTGATATCTTCACATAAGTATTATCCCTTTCCGCGAGTCTTTGGATATCTTCTTTCCAAGGCATGATCACTTTATGTTTAATATCTGGCTTTCCTATATGGTTCAGGACAAATTTCTGATCAGGAAACTTTTTAACTAGTTCAACTGCATAAGGTATATGTCTGGGATAAATAAGAAGATCAAAAGGCAATCCATAATCCCCTAACAGTTTTATGCCCTTTTGGAACTGCTCTTTAAGCATATACTGATCCTCAAACTCATCTTGCAGGATATGCCTTACGCCTTTAAACAGAGGATTTGCTGTAAATTCATCCAGCTGTTGCTTAAGTTCATTTGAACAAAGGTCTACCCAGCCAACAACGCCTTTTATAAAGCTGTACTTGTTCGAAAGACCAAGCAGCCACCTTGTTTCCTCTAGGCATTGCCTGGCTTGTACCGCAATCGATCCATCAAAACCAATCTTATTCAATAAAGGCTCAAGCTCATTTGGTAAAAAGTCCCGTTTTAGCAAAGACATTTCCTCGTTAATCCAAGGATATTCTTCTTTTGTATACATCCAGAAATGCTGATGTGAATCAATTTTCATCCCCATAATGTTTTCTTCTCCTTTTCAAAAGAACATTTGAAAACACTCAAGACTCATTTACGTTTTTATAACACCTTTCTTTAAGATAATATTCGCATAAGGTACTTTTTCACCAGTTGCTATAATAGCAAAAGCTCTCTGGGCCCTATCATAAAAAGCAAAGCGATCAATCCACTCAAATTGGATATCTCTTTCTTCCCGGTTATTAATAATCTTGCTGTATTCGTCCCATAACTTAGATTCGGCCAGATCTCCTGGCTCCTCTTTCATTAAAGTAACAGGCTTATCAACATATGTATCTAAGGGAAAGAGGTATAATAGTGCATCTAATAAATCAGGAATAGTATGTCCGTCCGCTCTATTTAGTTTTTGAGCATGGCTTGCTGCAGGAAAGTTTCTGTCTGCAAGCACAATTTCATCACCATGCCCCATTTCACAGATGGCTTTGAGTATATCTGGCGATAGAATCTCAGGAATATTCTTAAGCATAAGATTCCTCCACTTCAAACTAATTGTTCTTCAATAAAAGAATTGGTCAACGTGCCCAAATGTTCAATATCTGCTGACACTACATCACCTGGTTTTAGATATACTTGCTTATCAGAGGATTTCCCTAATACTACTCCCTCAGGAGTACCCGTCAGAATGATATCTCCTGGGTAAAGAGTCATATGCTGTGAGATATAACTGATAATCTCATCAACATGGAAGATCATATCAGATGTGCTTGAGTTCTGCCTCAGTTCTCCATTAACATAAGTTTTCATCCGCAGATTGTTGGGATCACTAATTTCATCTGCCGTGACTAAATACGGACCTATTGGACTGAAATCATCGCAGCTTTTTCCTAACAGCCATTGAGGGGTTTTTAATTGAAGGTCTCGCGCTGACAAATCGTTTGCCGTGCAATATCCGAAAACATGGCTTAACGCTTTTTCTTTAGTCACATACTTTGCTGTTTTTCCAATTACTACCCCAAGCTCAACTTCATAATCTAATTGATCAGTAACTTTCGGGATAGCAATTGGCTGTTTATGACCTGTTAACGTATTGCTGAATTTGTTGAATAAGATCGGAACTTCCGGATAAGGAGCATTTGTTTCATCCGCATGCCTTCGATAATTTAAACCCACACAGACAATCTTATTTGGCCGGGTAACACATGGTCCAAAATGCAGTTCATGCTCTTTAATCATATAAGAATAATTATTTGACTCTAAAAGGCTGTTCACAAAATGACTTAACGAAGATAAAGTATCTGTATCGGATGATATAACATCCATTATATTAGTTGGGATGTCTTTGACTGGTTCTTCAGTTAATGCAGCTTCCAAATCAATGACTCCCTCTTCAGTAAGAATGCCTAATGTTTCTTTTCCTTCTTTTATAAATGTGAGAAACTTCAAAAGACAACCTCCTTTTACAAGAATATTCAAATTATTTTTTAAGCATCTTTCCCAAAAACCACTCCGCCATCAATATAAAGGGGGGACCCCATCATAAACTTCGATTCATCTGATGCCAGGTAAAGCGCAGCAAAAGCAACATCCTCAGGCTTGCCTAATCCTCCGCTTAATTGACGTGTTTTTATTTTCTCAATGGCTTCCTCTGGATCAGCATAGGACTCTTTTAAATAAGTTTCTACAAATGGAGTTAAGATTGTACCAGGCAAGAGCGCATTAACACGGATATTATAAGGAGCATAATCAACTTGCATCGACTTCGTCAGTGCTAAAACTGCTCCTTTCGAAGCAGAATAAGATGCTCGATTGCCTAACCCAATTTCTGCTATGCATGATGACATATTTATAATGGATCCCTTTTTTTGATCCATCATATAAGGCAATACAAATTTGCTAGGGAGCATAACCCCATTGATATTTACGCGAATTGTTTGATCCCATTCGTTTAGGTTGGTTTCGTGAAGTTTTCCGACACCGCTAATTCCAGCATTATTAAAAAGAACATCGATTCGTTTATATTTATTTATTGCTTCTTCAACCATAGTTTTCACGGAAATGGGATTTGTTACATCAGCTTGTAAAAAAAATGCATCTCCTCCAAATTCAATAATTTCTGATACAGTTTTACCGCCTTTTACTGAATCCAGGTCATTTACAACGACTGACGCACCTTCTCTTGCAAATAATAATGCCGAAGACTTCCCAATGCCAGAACCTGCCCCGGTTATGAGAACTACCTTATCTCTCAATCTCATAATACGCTAAACTCCTTTGCTATTAATGTTCCAGGCGGTCTTCTGGCTGAGCTGCTTTTACTGTTAAACCGCCATCGACCATTAATAAATGGCCATTGATTTGATCGGCTTCATTTGAAGCCAGAAAAACAACGGCATCTCCTATTTGCCTTGCTGTTCCCAAACGCTTCATTGGATTTGCCTCTGTTTCCTTTTGTCTGATCTCTGGATCAGATAGAAAGTCCGTGCACATATCTGTATCCACAGTGCTTGGGCCGACAGCATTCACATTAATGTTATACCTCCCCAGTTCAATGGCCAGCCCCTTAGTCAACATATGCCCTGCTGCTTTTGAGGCTTGATAATGCGG
The window above is part of the Metabacillus dongyingensis genome. Proteins encoded here:
- a CDS encoding excalibur calcium-binding domain-containing protein yields the protein MKKIFTIGLSLALVFGFSFTSTDTAEAKAKAKTYKNCTELNKDYKGGVAQSSKVKNKGGKTKYKPFVSKDLYNANTKSDRDKDLIACEK
- a CDS encoding cyclin family protein translates to MDIGRNDPCHCGSGKKYKKCCMKKETSLEAIRHEDLEKLQIELMEFASANFSRHMDEAVKEKMGKLDRDKHQNVYGALLVWAVFSASFVPGRVIEAFVHKKQKEEIRPSTLSQLKQWTEAAPSFSVIESIIDDEWFNVRDIFSNEEKKVKVVQGASSFEEGGLLLGYLLPYGEYHSYYLMQLEFEKNQTAHNKKLTLDLFKESEFIDPKAFMEDNYPEMIISMLTEPEEMKAESEKELIWDNMNYELPVRLLEEKLTAGDYFEDIELLEETRGLAVQLMHSYFHRLNPSIKKHEIYAAAMHYFIEKHIHKMGLTQKALADMYGVSTSSLSKLYRELKGEMEQDLQDLQQEKEKQPSSHHASARDQAQKLIFQAMKSDPAMRLKLAEEAIKIYPYHPDAYSILGEAEQDLKKQLQFFKKGMEAGETDLGKDYFKQNKGMFWGLTETRPYMRAKFNYAVLEAAAGNLEIAIKQCEELLDLDENDNQGVRYTLFAMYMDLGMYKQAEKLMEKYDESHMASGAYNRVLLEFALNGVTSNLKQLVNKAKEINPFVFDYLTVKKSLPAPPDSFGIGDQNEAVQYVYENEYIWSKHPNLIEWVKNNS
- a CDS encoding amidohydrolase family protein translates to MGMKIDSHQHFWMYTKEEYPWINEEMSLLKRDFLPNELEPLLNKIGFDGSIAVQARQCLEETRWLLGLSNKYSFIKGVVGWVDLCSNELKQQLDEFTANPLFKGVRHILQDEFEDQYMLKEQFQKGIKLLGDYGLPFDLLIYPRHIPYAVELVKKFPDQKFVLNHIGKPDIKHKVIMPWKEDIQRLAERDNTYVKISGLVTEADWNEWKEKDFKVYLDVVFDAFGPERVMVGSDWPVCTLSEDYAATIDIAVNYVNQYASKYEPHVLGGNCGKFYSI
- a CDS encoding SDR family NAD(P)-dependent oxidoreductase, whose protein sequence is MRLRDKVVLITGAGSGIGKSSALLFAREGASVVVNDLDSVKGGKTVSEIIEFGGDAFFLQADVTNPISVKTMVEEAINKYKRIDVLFNNAGISGVGKLHETNLNEWDQTIRVNINGVMLPSKFVLPYMMDQKKGSIINMSSCIAEIGLGNRASYSASKGAVLALTKSMQVDYAPYNIRVNALLPGTILTPFVETYLKESYADPEEAIEKIKTRQLSGGLGKPEDVAFAALYLASDESKFMMGSPLYIDGGVVFGKDA
- a CDS encoding RbsD/FucU family protein translates to MLKNIPEILSPDILKAICEMGHGDEIVLADRNFPAASHAQKLNRADGHTIPDLLDALLYLFPLDTYVDKPVTLMKEEPGDLAESKLWDEYSKIINNREERDIQFEWIDRFAFYDRAQRAFAIIATGEKVPYANIILKKGVIKT
- a CDS encoding competence protein ComK: MKESYGVWRETMVVKPMYTENGELWSVVHELYRKLIVKMSPREIINLSCVHAGASYQGMIDAAKLILPGKKMLPVCISPGYRICMLPTLSPDSEECIWVSYHHVKQAFGKNNRTFIECRNREEIEIQGSVESFLMKSGHAQQLVLTYLDRQEEMWELSSCIAESYEGYEVY
- a CDS encoding fumarylacetoacetate hydrolase family protein; translated protein: MKFLTFIKEGKETLGILTEEGVIDLEAALTEEPVKDIPTNIMDVISSDTDTLSSLSHFVNSLLESNNYSYMIKEHELHFGPCVTRPNKIVCVGLNYRRHADETNAPYPEVPILFNKFSNTLTGHKQPIAIPKVTDQLDYEVELGVVIGKTAKYVTKEKALSHVFGYCTANDLSARDLQLKTPQWLLGKSCDDFSPIGPYLVTADEISDPNNLRMKTYVNGELRQNSSTSDMIFHVDEIISYISQHMTLYPGDIILTGTPEGVVLGKSSDKQVYLKPGDVVSADIEHLGTLTNSFIEEQLV
- a CDS encoding metallophosphoesterase produces the protein MAELLIGLIGCTGLFYLLFILPTQWLKVEHIDVPLGINKKILQLSDLHIERNRIHPEKMKELLQKEKPDYVFITGDFTAREKHIPRIKPYLDVFNEYGIEVYAVFGNHDYRTFQLSLRLRPWLEENQVKVLVNESIELPDFTLIGLDFYREDELGLTKAFSKVKGDKPSVVLCHDPNDIAEVAEPFDLMLSGHLHGKQFNVPFFFTFISKGELAKRGIYQGFHKIDGSYLYISKGIGQAHWNYRFGVRSEVTVLSLNGEKNNSN